The DNA region TGTCGACTGTTCCCGAAAAAATTAATGGATGTTCCATATCGAGAAAGTGGGAAGAACTCCGGTAAAGTTCGGGAAAAACAATTCCTTCGATCGTTCCGACGAGATCCTCGATTTTTAAATAGGCCATCGGATCTCCTTTTTTGGTCCGGGTTACTTTCTTACTGCTGATCAAACCGGCAATTCTGACCTCAGCGCCATCTTCCCGTTCTTCAATCGTAATGGAATCGGCGAGAAAATACCTTTTTAAATCCGACTCGAATCGGGCAAGCGGATGACTGGAGATATAAAACCCTAAACTTTCTTTTTCCATTTTCAGCAGGGTGACTTCATCCCATTCCGGGATATCGGGCGAGGTGGAATTTGTAAAAGGGTCTTCTTTTTGATCTAAACCGGTGTTATTCACCATTCCCAGGGAGCCGAATAACCTTTCCTGACCGACCTCTTCCTCTTTTTGGTAGAGGTTACCCTCCTCCATGGCTTTTTCCAGGAAGGCCATCTGCTGGGCACGGTTTCCTGAAAGATCCGAAAGAGCGCCTCCTTTAATCAATCCTTCAAACACCCGTTTATTAACCTTCCTGAGATCAACCCTTTTACAGAGTTCAAATAAAGAATGAAATGGACCTTCTGTTTTTCTGTTGGAAATAATGGCTTCTATCGCCGCTGAACCAACGTTTTTAACTGCTGCCAGCCCAAACCGAACCCCTTCGTCGGAAATGGTGAAATCATGTTCGCTCTGGTTCACATTGGGGGCAAGAATTCTAATTCCCATGCTTTTACATTCAGACAAATACTGGACAATTTTATCGGGGTTGCCCATTTCGCTCGAAAGAAGCGCAGCCATAAAGGGGATAGGGAAATGAGCCTTTAAATAAGCGGTTTGATAGGTAACCAGCGCATAGGCTGCGCTATGGGACTTATTAAACCCGTACCCCGCGAAATAGGCCATTAAATCGAAAATTTTCTCCCCTTTTTTTTCAGGAATTTTATTTTTTTTCGCCCCTTCAATAAAAATTGTTTTTTGTTTTTCCATTTCTTCGGGAAGTTTTTTTCCCATGGCACGCCGAAGCAGGTCAGCTTCGCCCAGGCTGAAACCGGCAAGCACATTGGCGATTTTCATAACCTGCTCCTGATAAACGATCACGCCATAGGTTTCTTTTAGAATATCTTCCAGAAGAGGATGTTCATAAACAATTTTTGTTTTACCCCTTTTTCTTTTGATAAAATCATCCAGCATTCCGCTTTGAATAGGCCCCGGTCGGTAAAGAGCAAGGAGCGCAATTAAATCTTCAAACCGTTCCGGGTGCATTTTAATGAGCAGGTCAACCATGCCCCGGCTTTCGAGCTGGAAGATGCCAGATGTGTTTCCCTTGCAGAGAAGAGAGAAGGTCGCCGAATCATCCATCGAAATCGCGCTGATATCCAGGGGGTGATTTCGTTGAATAATTTTCTCGGCTTCACGGATCACAGTCAGTGTTCTTAAACCGAGGAAATCAAACTTGACCAAACCAATCTTCTCGATATCTCCCATTGAAAACTGGGTGACGATTTCGTCATGGGTGCCGCGATAAAGAGGAACATGTTCTATCAACGGCTTATCTGAAATCACGATGCCAGCGGCATGCGTTGAAGCATGCCGGGCAAGTCCTTCCATGGATTGGGCCCGGGTCATTAATTCCAGGATCTTAGGGTCGCTTGCCATAAGTTCCTTAATTTTCGGCTCGACTTCCAATGCTTTTTCCAAAGTAATATTTAACTCGTTGGGAACCAGCTTGGCCACTTTATCGACCTCGGCATAAGGGATATCCAACACCCGGCCAACGTCCCGAATGGCCCCTTTGGCGGCCATGGTGCCAAACGTGATAATTTGAGCGACATGATCGGCGCCATATTTATTGACCACGTATTGAATCACTTCTTCGCGGCCGTTAACGCAAAAGTCCATATCGATATCAGGAAGGGATACCCGTTCTGGATTTAAAAACCGTTCAAAGATCAAGCCGTAAATAATAGGATCGATGTCCGTTATTTTGAGGGAGTAGGCCACAAGACTTCCGGCGGCAGAGCCCCGGCCCGGGCCGACCGGAATTTGATGGGTACGGGCATAGTTAATAATATCCCACACGATCAGGAAATATCCCGA from Nitrospirota bacterium includes:
- the dnaE gene encoding DNA polymerase III subunit alpha, which codes for MTTPFIHLHVHTMYSLLEASIQIDALIKQAVEYQMPAVAITDYGNLFGAVEFYLTAQKKGIKPIIGCELFVAPKSRLIKDNGGLTTPFYHLVLLAEDQTGYQNLLKLVSLAHVEGFYYRPRIDLELLSRNSDGLIALSGSLKGEIPYLLERGQVENATRAAAEYQRIFGNDRFYLELCDNNLPEQKKVNPELIKLSQKLSLPLIATNDCHYLKEEDALSLEILHCLSSGRTLNQKDHLGIQTNQLCFKSSEEMESLFKEVPEALSNTFLIAERCAGKVKLTSGKTYLPQYEVPEAYTRESYLNELARNGLQERLKKVDPSQHPLYQKRLEDELAMLGKMGYSGYFLIVWDIINYARTHQIPVGPGRGSAAGSLVAYSLKITDIDPIIYGLIFERFLNPERVSLPDIDMDFCVNGREEVIQYVVNKYGADHVAQIITFGTMAAKGAIRDVGRVLDIPYAEVDKVAKLVPNELNITLEKALEVEPKIKELMASDPKILELMTRAQSMEGLARHASTHAAGIVISDKPLIEHVPLYRGTHDEIVTQFSMGDIEKIGLVKFDFLGLRTLTVIREAEKIIQRNHPLDISAISMDDSATFSLLCKGNTSGIFQLESRGMVDLLIKMHPERFEDLIALLALYRPGPIQSGMLDDFIKRKRGKTKIVYEHPLLEDILKETYGVIVYQEQVMKIANVLAGFSLGEADLLRRAMGKKLPEEMEKQKTIFIEGAKKNKIPEKKGEKIFDLMAYFAGYGFNKSHSAAYALVTYQTAYLKAHFPIPFMAALLSSEMGNPDKIVQYLSECKSMGIRILAPNVNQSEHDFTISDEGVRFGLAAVKNVGSAAIEAIISNRKTEGPFHSLFELCKRVDLRKVNKRVFEGLIKGGALSDLSGNRAQQMAFLEKAMEEGNLYQKEEEVGQERLFGSLGMVNNTGLDQKEDPFTNSTSPDIPEWDEVTLLKMEKESLGFYISSHPLARFESDLKRYFLADSITIEEREDGAEVRIAGLISSKKVTRTKKGDPMAYLKIEDLVGTIEGIVFPELYRSSSHFLDMEHPLIFSGTVDKGEKGLKLKLTKIEKLQTLPRKHPQIEISMDTDVKDEEDINALRNVLIKYPGEAPVYLRLVTPEKKEYYILLSSSYTLMVTESLMDELFQLFGRENVQVTYKQEIS